One window of the Chryseotalea sp. WA131a genome contains the following:
- a CDS encoding IS4 family transposase, translating to MNKGKKFVGQPILSQILSCISTDIIKQSSKQHRSNRYYKRLPVRVHLVSLLYGVFSYCNGLRELCEGILACEGKLTHLGFDQAPARSTLSDANNNRSYLVFETIYFKLLKQYHSFISDSRLKGLSIRNLKIIDSTTIRLFSDILRGVGRNPLDGSRKKGGIKVHALMDAFSGVAEFVRMTEAKVHDRKFLYHIKLPANSFVVFDKAYNLYHQFVKWTNQKVWFVTRMKSNAVYHVTKVIIDNTQRKNAKGVLKEQYVTVGYKTAEQTLRLKLRRITFKSDDGKVFIFITNNFTLPCAQIALIYKCRWMIELLFKQIKQNFPLRYFWGNSENAIKIQVYAVLIAQLLMVVIRKKAQTKKSFANMITVIRLHLMSYVALFDFIKDTYTAWRKSSDPPLFIA from the coding sequence ATGAATAAAGGTAAAAAATTTGTCGGACAGCCGATTCTTTCTCAAATACTTTCTTGCATATCCACGGATATTATCAAGCAGTCCAGCAAGCAACATCGAAGCAATCGGTATTATAAACGTCTCCCAGTACGAGTTCATCTGGTAAGTCTTTTATACGGTGTTTTCAGTTATTGTAATGGCCTTCGGGAGCTTTGTGAGGGCATATTGGCCTGCGAAGGAAAGCTGACACATCTTGGTTTCGATCAGGCTCCCGCTCGTAGTACGCTATCCGATGCAAACAACAATCGCAGTTATCTGGTATTTGAAACGATCTACTTCAAATTACTCAAGCAATATCACAGTTTTATCTCGGACAGCCGGTTGAAAGGTCTCAGTATACGTAACTTGAAAATCATAGACAGTACTACCATCCGCTTGTTTAGCGACATTCTACGAGGAGTTGGTCGTAATCCGCTGGATGGTTCACGCAAGAAAGGTGGTATCAAAGTGCATGCCTTGATGGATGCCTTTTCAGGTGTGGCTGAATTTGTAAGAATGACCGAAGCCAAGGTACATGACCGTAAATTCCTCTACCACATTAAGTTACCGGCCAATAGCTTTGTCGTATTTGATAAGGCGTATAACCTGTATCATCAATTTGTAAAGTGGACAAATCAAAAAGTATGGTTCGTAACACGCATGAAAAGCAATGCCGTGTACCATGTCACCAAAGTAATTATCGACAACACTCAAAGGAAAAATGCAAAGGGTGTTCTCAAAGAGCAGTACGTCACAGTGGGCTACAAAACCGCAGAGCAGACCTTGCGATTAAAACTCAGACGGATTACTTTCAAATCCGATGATGGCAAAGTGTTCATCTTCATAACCAACAACTTTACGCTACCCTGTGCGCAAATCGCTTTGATTTACAAGTGTAGATGGATGATTGAGCTCTTGTTCAAACAAATCAAACAAAATTTTCCACTGCGCTACTTCTGGGGTAACAGCGAGAATGCGATTAAAATACAAGTGTATGCAGTGCTCATAGCTCAACTATTAATGGTCGTTATCCGCAAAAAAGCACAGACTAAAAAATCATTTGCCAATATGATTACTGTGATACGGCTACATTTGATGAGTTATGTTGCCTTGTTCGATTTCATCAAAGATACGTATACCGCTTGGCGAAAAAGCAGCGACCCTCCTTTGTTCATCGCGTAA
- a CDS encoding alpha/beta hydrolase, with protein sequence MKSLIVVVFVSISFSSFGQREVIFGQEVERVFRTQDSTQNFYLALVPKSTIKGLLVILPGFGGPPRDVLQETDLPAKARADGYLVIIPYLALVTNSSDSISQSRLTSLVPEVIKKYKVPTNKFIIGGHSLGGNGALLYTANAFKTDNVRIIKPRLVFGVDPPLDMKHLWESFKYFKKINFSETASNEADYFIKRFESELGGTPLERPNAYEKISSFYRDEQDGGNAKFLKSIPVRLYCDPDVNWYIENRRTPIELTNLADMTACIVQLRLLGNDAAELITNIGKGYFPDGRRHPHAFSQLDSDEFLIWVDKYLNKK encoded by the coding sequence CGAGTATTTCGGACTCAAGACTCGACACAAAATTTCTATTTGGCTCTTGTACCCAAATCAACAATCAAAGGGCTGCTCGTAATCTTACCGGGTTTTGGAGGGCCACCGAGAGACGTGTTGCAAGAAACTGACCTTCCAGCAAAAGCAAGGGCAGACGGTTATCTGGTGATCATTCCATATTTAGCTTTGGTGACCAATTCATCGGATTCTATATCACAAAGTCGACTAACATCTCTTGTTCCAGAAGTGATTAAGAAATACAAAGTTCCAACTAACAAGTTTATCATTGGGGGACATTCACTCGGAGGTAACGGGGCACTTCTTTATACCGCCAATGCATTTAAGACAGACAATGTAAGGATAATAAAGCCAAGACTTGTATTTGGGGTTGACCCGCCTCTTGACATGAAGCATCTTTGGGAAAGCTTTAAGTATTTCAAAAAAATAAACTTCAGCGAGACAGCTTCAAACGAAGCAGACTATTTCATAAAAAGGTTTGAATCAGAATTAGGAGGAACGCCATTGGAAAGACCTAACGCTTATGAGAAGATATCCTCATTTTATAGGGACGAACAAGATGGAGGTAATGCAAAGTTTCTGAAATCAATACCGGTTAGACTTTATTGCGATCCTGACGTTAACTGGTATATTGAGAATAGACGGACACCAATTGAACTCACTAACTTGGCTGACATGACTGCTTGTATTGTACAGTTGAGACTTCTGGGTAACGATGCAGCGGAACTCATTACAAATATTGGCAAAGGATATTTTCCAGACGGAAGAAGACATCCCCACGCATTTTCTCAGTTAGACTCAGATGAGTTTTTGATATGGGTGGACAAGTATTTGAATAAAAAATAA
- a CDS encoding energy transducer TonB: MRQFAFFVTLILASCTRSTEKGTINRIDDRVSPNSTDRLAEFPGGKASLNRFIGDNWKWKEPTDTIEGYVYVSFIVKRDSTIEDVRIKKGICYSCDEEALRLIRSMPRWIPSIKDGQTIDQNYVLPIMFQSSTIKGTSK, encoded by the coding sequence ATGAGACAATTTGCATTTTTTGTGACTTTGATTTTAGCGTCATGTACTCGTTCGACTGAAAAAGGGACAATCAATAGAATTGACGACAGGGTATCACCAAATTCGACTGATCGACTTGCTGAATTTCCCGGGGGAAAAGCTAGTTTAAACAGATTCATTGGAGACAACTGGAAATGGAAAGAACCGACCGACACAATCGAGGGCTATGTTTATGTAAGTTTTATTGTAAAGAGAGACAGTACAATTGAGGACGTGAGAATAAAGAAAGGAATTTGTTATAGCTGTGATGAGGAAGCATTAAGATTAATTCGCTCAATGCCTAGGTGGATTCCTTCAATTAAAGACGGACAAACTATTGACCAGAATTATGTTTTGCCAATTATGTTCCAAAGTTCGACAATAAAAGGAACGAGTAAATAA